GCGGTGTACCTGGCCGACCAGGTGCTGCTGCTCACCAAGCGGCCCACCAAGGTCGCCGAGATCCTGCCCTACGACGACCCGCGCCCGCGCACCACGGCCACGCTCTCCGAGGCCAGCTTCGTGGCCGCCAAGAAGCGCAGCCTGGAGATCTTCCAGCGCGAGGTGCGGCGGTGAACGGGGCCGCCACGCTCGCCTACGTGCAGGCCGCGGCCGCGCTGCTCGAACTGCCGCTGGACGCCGAGCGCGCCGCGCGCGTGGCCGGCCACCTGGAGCGCACCGCCGCGCTCGCTGCGCGGCTGCAGGCCTTCGCGCTCGACGACGAGACCGAGCCGGTGGCGCTCTACTGCCCCGCGCCGTTTCCATCGGCCCCGGCAACGCCGCGCTGAGGTGCCCATGCCCACGCTCAGCCAGACCGCCCACGCCATCGCCACCCGCCGCACCCGCGCCAGCGAGGTGCTGCAGGCCTGCATCGCGCGCATCGAGGCCACCGAACCGCGCCTCAACGCCTTCACCGGCACGCGCTTCGAGGCCGCGCGCGCACAGGCCGCGCAGATCGATGCGCGGCTGTCGCGCGGCGAGGCCGTGGGCCCGCTCGCGGGCGTGCCCTTCGCGGTCAAGAACCTGTTCGACATCGCGGGCGAGGTCACGCTCGCGGGCTCCAAGGTGAACCGCGCGAACCCGCCCGCGCCGGCCGACGCGGTGCTGGTGCAGCGCCTGCAGGCCGCGGGCGCGGTGCTCGTGGGCGCGCTCAACATGGACGAGTACGCCTACGGCTTCACCACCGAGAACAGCCACGAGGGGCCCACGCACAACCCGCACCGACCGGGCCACAGCGCGGGCGGCTCCTCGGGCGGCTGCGGCGCCGCGGTGGGCGGCGGCCAGGTGCCGCTGGCCCTGGGCTCGGACACCAACGGCTCGATCCGCGTGCCCGCGTCGTTCTGCGGCGTGTGGGGGCTCAAGCCCACCTTCGGCCGGCTCTCGCGCCGCGGCAGCTTTCCCTTCGTGGCCAGCATCGACCACCTCGGCCCCTTCGCCGACGACGCGGCCGGCCTGGCGCTGGCCTACGACGCGCTGCAAGGCCCCGACCCGCTCGACCCCGGCTGCTTCGCCACCCGGGTGCAGCCCACGCACCGCGCGCTCGAGCAGGGCGTGCAGGGCCTGCGCATCGGCGTGCTCGGCGGCTACTTCGAAGCGCACGCGAACGCGCCCGCGCGCGAGGCGGTGGCCCAGGCCGCTGCCGCGCTCGGGGCGCGCGAGACCGTGCTCTGGCCCTTCGCGGCCGAGGCCCGCGCGGCCGCCTTCATCACCAGCGCGAGCGAGGGCGGCGCGCTGCACCTGCAGCGCCTGCGCGAGCGCATGGGCGATTTCGAACCGCTCTCGGTCGACCGCTTCATCGCCGGCGCGCTGCAGCCCGCCGCCTGGTACGTGCGCGCGCAGCGCTTTCGCCGCGTCTACCGCGACCAGGTCAATGCCCTGTTCCGCGACTGGGACCTGCTGATCGCGCCGGCCACCCCCGTGCCCGCACCCGCGCTGGGCAGCGAGTGGATCGAGGTCAACGGCCAGCGCCTGCCCTGCCGGCCCTCCATCGGCCTGCTCACCCAGCCGGTGTCCTACGCGGGCTGCCCGGTGGTGGCCGCGCCGATGTGGCCCTCGGGCACCGACGGCCTGCCCCTCGGCGTGCAACTGATCGCCGCGCCCTGGCGCGAAGACCTGGCCCTGCGCGCGGGCCGGGTGCTGGAACAGGCGGGCGCGGCCCGC
This is a stretch of genomic DNA from Hydrogenophaga crocea. It encodes these proteins:
- a CDS encoding AtzE family amidohydrolase; the protein is MPTLSQTAHAIATRRTRASEVLQACIARIEATEPRLNAFTGTRFEAARAQAAQIDARLSRGEAVGPLAGVPFAVKNLFDIAGEVTLAGSKVNRANPPAPADAVLVQRLQAAGAVLVGALNMDEYAYGFTTENSHEGPTHNPHRPGHSAGGSSGGCGAAVGGGQVPLALGSDTNGSIRVPASFCGVWGLKPTFGRLSRRGSFPFVASIDHLGPFADDAAGLALAYDALQGPDPLDPGCFATRVQPTHRALEQGVQGLRIGVLGGYFEAHANAPAREAVAQAAAALGARETVLWPFAAEARAAAFITSASEGGALHLQRLRERMGDFEPLSVDRFIAGALQPAAWYVRAQRFRRVYRDQVNALFRDWDLLIAPATPVPAPALGSEWIEVNGQRLPCRPSIGLLTQPVSYAGCPVVAAPMWPSGTDGLPLGVQLIAAPWREDLALRAGRVLEQAGAARVKEALP
- a CDS encoding AtzG-like protein, giving the protein MNGAATLAYVQAAAALLELPLDAERAARVAGHLERTAALAARLQAFALDDETEPVALYCPAPFPSAPATPR